A genomic segment from Saimiri boliviensis isolate mSaiBol1 chromosome 14, mSaiBol1.pri, whole genome shotgun sequence encodes:
- the RGS9BP gene encoding regulator of G-protein signaling 9-binding protein, protein MAREECKALLDGLNKTTACYHHLVLTVGGSADSQNLRQELQKTRQKAQELAVATCSRLTAVLRDRSLAADERAEFERLWVAFSGCLDLLEADMRRALDLGAAFPLHAPRRPLVCTGVAGASSGVAARALSTRSLRLEAEGDFDVADLRELEREVLQVGEMIDNMEMKVNVPRWTVQARQAPGAELLSTVGAGPSSVVSVEERQGGFDPRKALAAILFAAVLLAAVALAVCVAKLS, encoded by the coding sequence ATGGCGAGGGAGGAGTGCAAGGCGCTGCTGGACGGGCTCAACAAGACGACCGCGTGCTACCACCACCTGGTGCTGACCGTCGGCGGCTCGGCGGACTCGCAGAACCTGCGGCAGGAGCTGCAAAAGACGCGCCAGAAAGCGCAGGAGCTGGCAGTGGCCACCTGCTCCCGGCTGACTGCCGTGCTCCGCGACCGGAGCCTGGCCGCCGACGAGCGCGCGGAGTTCGAGCGGCTCTGGGTGGCCTTCTCGGGCTGCCTGGACCTGCTGGAAGCGGACATGCGACGCGCGCTGGACCTGGGCGCCGCGTTCCCGCTGCACGCACCGCGGCGGCCGCTGGTGTGCACGGGCGTGGCGGGCGCCTCCTCCGGCGTGGCGGCGCGCGCGCTGAGCACCCGCAGCCTGCGGCTCGAGGCGGAGGGCGACTTCGACGTCGCGGACCTGCGCGAGCTGGAGCGCGAGGTCCTTCAGGTGGGCGAGATGATCGACAACATGGAGATGAAAGTCAACGTGCCCCGCTGGACCGTGCAAGCCCGGCAGGCGCCTGGCGCCGAGCTCCTGTCCACGGTCGGCGCCGGCCCCTCCTCGGTTGTGTCGGTGGAGGAGCGCCAAGGGGGCTTCGACCCCAGGAAGGCCCTGGCCGCCATCCTTTTCGCCGCCGTGCTGCTGGCGGCTGTGGCCCTAGCCGTGTGCGTGGCGAAGCTGAGCTGA